From one Mucilaginibacter inviolabilis genomic stretch:
- the fumC gene encoding class II fumarate hydratase — protein MSFRTEHDTMGEVQVPADKYWGAQTERSRNNFKIGPEASMPKEIIDAFAYLKKAAAYTNTDLGVLPAEKRDLIAQVCDEILTGALASEFPLVIWQTGSGTQSNMNVNEVVANRAHVLQGNKLGEGKTFIHPNDDVNKSQSSNDTYPTAMHIAAYKILIDVTIPGIEKLRDTLQAKVEAFKNVVKIGRTHLMDATPLTLGQEFSGYVSQLNHGLKALRNTLDHLSELALGGTAVGTGINTPKGYDVKVAEYIAKFTNLPFITAENKFEALAAHDAIVESHGALKQIAVSLMKIANDIRMLASGPRSGIGEIHIPDNEPGSSIMPGKVNPTQNEAVTMVAAQVMGNDVAISIGGSNGHYELNVFKPVMAANFLQSARLIGDACVSFNDHCAVGIEPNYEGIKKHLENSLMLVTALNPHIGYENAAKIAKTALKEGTSLREAAIGLGLLTNEQFDQWVRPEDMIGSLK, from the coding sequence ATGAGTTTCAGAACCGAACACGATACCATGGGCGAGGTACAGGTACCTGCCGATAAATACTGGGGAGCACAAACAGAGCGTTCACGCAATAACTTTAAAATTGGTCCGGAGGCATCGATGCCTAAAGAGATCATTGATGCGTTTGCTTATCTGAAAAAAGCTGCTGCTTATACCAATACCGACCTAGGTGTACTGCCTGCCGAAAAACGCGACCTGATAGCACAGGTTTGTGATGAGATATTAACCGGCGCTTTGGCCAGTGAATTTCCGCTGGTGATATGGCAAACCGGCTCGGGCACACAATCAAACATGAATGTGAACGAGGTGGTGGCTAATCGCGCGCACGTATTGCAAGGCAATAAACTGGGCGAAGGCAAAACTTTCATCCACCCTAATGATGATGTGAATAAATCGCAATCATCAAACGATACCTACCCAACCGCTATGCACATCGCGGCATACAAAATACTGATCGATGTAACCATCCCCGGTATTGAAAAACTGCGCGATACGCTGCAAGCTAAAGTAGAGGCGTTTAAAAACGTGGTAAAAATTGGTCGTACCCACCTGATGGATGCTACACCGCTGACACTGGGTCAGGAGTTTTCTGGTTATGTATCACAATTGAATCACGGCTTAAAAGCGCTGCGCAATACATTGGATCACCTGTCTGAATTGGCTTTGGGTGGTACCGCAGTAGGTACTGGCATCAACACCCCAAAAGGATATGATGTAAAAGTGGCCGAATACATTGCCAAATTTACCAACTTGCCATTTATCACTGCCGAAAATAAATTTGAAGCCCTTGCTGCTCATGACGCTATTGTGGAAAGCCATGGTGCGTTGAAACAGATCGCGGTATCCTTAATGAAAATAGCTAACGATATCCGGATGCTGGCTTCTGGTCCGCGTTCTGGTATTGGTGAGATTCACATCCCTGATAACGAGCCGGGATCGTCTATCATGCCGGGTAAGGTTAATCCAACCCAAAACGAAGCGGTTACCATGGTGGCTGCCCAGGTAATGGGTAACGATGTGGCTATCTCCATCGGCGGATCAAACGGACATTACGAACTGAATGTATTTAAACCGGTAATGGCAGCCAACTTTTTGCAGTCGGCCCGTTTAATTGGCGATGCTTGCGTTTCTTTTAACGATCATTGTGCGGTAGGTATCGAACCTAACTACGAAGGCATCAAAAAACACCTGGAAAATTCACTGATGCTGGTTACCGCGCTTAACCCGCACATCGGTTACGAAAATGCGGCCAAAATTGCCAAGACAGCCCTGAAAGAAGGTACATCACTACGTGAAGCCGCCATAGGCCTGGGTTTGTTAACCAACGAGCAGTTTGACCAATGGGTACGCCCCGAAGATATGATAGGTTCTTTAAAATAA
- the hisS gene encoding histidine--tRNA ligase: MASIKPSVPKGTRDFSPTEMVKRNYIFDTIKSVFRKYGYQQIETPTMENSSTLLGKYGEEGDKLIFKILNSGDYLAKVNPEKLTSLNSNAVASDISEKALRYDLTVPFARYVVQHQNEITFPFKRFQVQPVWRADRPQRGRYREFYQCDADVVGSDSLLNEAEFVMIYDEALSKLGLKDFSIKINNRKILSGIAQIIDKADNIIDLTVAIDKLDKIGLDGVIKELLERGFTEADIDKIKPVILLEGSNAEKLQSLRQALASSEVGLKGCDEIETVFSYIEKCPLQTAKLELDITLARGLNYYTGAIFEVKTNEVAMGSIGGGGRYDDLTGMFGLKGLTGVGISFGADRIYDVLEELNLFPAASNQSTQVLICNFDKEGELYGLPLLQQLRRQNINAELYPAGAKIKKQMEYANNKNIPYTVVIGSEEIQSGLLAFKNMETGEQEKLSAEDIVKRVSPLAR; this comes from the coding sequence ATGGCATCCATCAAACCATCCGTACCCAAAGGCACCCGCGATTTTTCACCAACCGAAATGGTGAAACGTAATTATATTTTTGATACCATTAAAAGCGTGTTCCGTAAATACGGCTATCAGCAGATAGAAACGCCGACTATGGAAAACTCATCAACCTTATTGGGTAAATACGGTGAAGAGGGTGATAAGCTCATCTTCAAGATCCTGAATAGTGGGGATTATCTGGCCAAGGTAAATCCCGAAAAACTAACATCGCTTAATTCAAACGCGGTAGCTTCGGACATCTCCGAAAAAGCCCTCCGTTATGACCTTACCGTGCCATTTGCTCGCTACGTAGTACAGCACCAGAACGAGATCACTTTCCCGTTCAAGCGTTTCCAGGTGCAGCCGGTTTGGCGTGCCGACAGACCGCAGCGCGGCCGTTACCGTGAATTTTACCAATGCGATGCTGACGTGGTAGGTTCTGATTCTTTATTGAATGAGGCGGAGTTTGTGATGATCTACGACGAAGCTTTGAGCAAGTTGGGTTTGAAAGATTTCAGCATTAAAATTAATAATAGAAAAATTCTATCAGGCATCGCGCAAATTATAGATAAAGCTGATAATATCATTGATTTAACTGTAGCCATAGATAAACTGGATAAGATCGGACTGGATGGGGTGATCAAAGAATTACTGGAACGCGGCTTTACCGAGGCTGATATCGACAAAATAAAGCCGGTTATTTTATTGGAGGGATCCAATGCCGAAAAGTTGCAAAGCCTGCGCCAGGCCCTGGCTTCATCAGAAGTTGGATTAAAGGGATGCGACGAAATTGAAACGGTATTTAGCTATATCGAAAAGTGCCCGCTGCAAACCGCTAAACTGGAACTGGACATTACTCTGGCCCGCGGACTAAACTATTATACCGGCGCCATATTCGAAGTAAAAACCAATGAAGTGGCCATGGGCAGCATCGGTGGTGGCGGTCGCTATGATGATCTGACGGGTATGTTTGGCCTTAAAGGGTTAACCGGTGTAGGTATATCTTTTGGTGCCGACCGTATTTATGATGTGCTGGAAGAATTGAACTTATTCCCGGCTGCATCCAATCAAAGCACGCAGGTATTGATCTGTAATTTCGATAAAGAAGGCGAGTTATATGGCCTGCCCCTGTTGCAACAATTGCGTCGGCAAAATATCAATGCCGAGCTTTACCCTGCCGGTGCCAAGATCAAAAAACAAATGGAATACGCTAATAATAAAAATATTCCCTATACGGTAGTGATCGGCAGTGAAGAGATACAAAGCGGTTTGCTGGCTTTCAAAAACATGGAAACCGGTGAGCAGGAGAAATTGAGTGCTGAGGATATCGTGAAAAGGGTGAGCCCCCTAGCCCGCTAA
- a CDS encoding fumarate hydratase: MNPDKQKPGEKYVQGEWRQDSVPAQKRLVSYSLYDLKFSCDSFFVKISSYSKVNYGADSCMASGHWAEYIKGTYTQRQDTLHLKGEFCNADGSYKDEKGCFRSGDYEEYFKVKQKTDSLIQFASTSNVIPINAHLIKRTSCTPKPL; encoded by the coding sequence ATGAATCCGGATAAGCAAAAGCCCGGCGAAAAGTATGTGCAAGGCGAATGGCGGCAGGACTCCGTACCGGCGCAAAAGCGACTGGTTTCCTACTCGCTTTATGATCTTAAATTCAGCTGCGATTCTTTCTTCGTGAAGATCAGCTCCTATAGCAAAGTAAACTATGGTGCCGATAGCTGTATGGCTAGTGGTCACTGGGCCGAATACATCAAAGGAACCTACACCCAAAGGCAGGACACCCTGCACCTAAAAGGTGAATTTTGTAATGCCGATGGCAGTTATAAAGATGAGAAAGGTTGTTTCCGCTCCGGCGATTATGAAGAATACTTTAAGGTTAAACAAAAAACCGACTCACTTATCCAATTTGCCAGCACATCCAACGTTATACCCATCAACGCCCATTTAATTAAACGAACAAGTTGCACACCAAAACCATTGTAA
- a CDS encoding tetratricopeptide repeat protein, giving the protein MKTYHKISFSLLLSVFSYVAFAQTKDDAKTLVKQGVALNDAGKYDEAIAKYNEAIKADANYSTAYYEMGYTLFNTGKGKSALPYLEKVLKLDPKSGGAYDMMGSIYDDDKQTDKAIEYFQQGIKVDPGYQRLYYNLAIMYYRLGKYPESEANAVSAIKLDPKHASSQRIYAMATYSEDKRGISLLAWSSFLLLEPQTKRSADALGYIKYLLNYGIKRDSSKNVQLNLSSGASEAGNMALSISVLAATVDKKGLTGIDSLKLELKNVYSVAGTFNTNKQDDFYSHFYADYFAKLASTDNMDAFIRLISLTAYRDENIQWFKDNNAKLSALEAWVGSTKRGF; this is encoded by the coding sequence ATGAAAACCTATCACAAAATTTCATTCTCCTTACTGCTTTCTGTTTTTTCATATGTTGCTTTTGCCCAGACTAAGGATGATGCCAAAACGCTGGTGAAACAAGGGGTAGCCCTGAACGATGCAGGAAAGTATGACGAGGCAATTGCTAAATATAACGAAGCAATAAAAGCCGATGCCAATTATTCAACCGCTTACTATGAAATGGGCTATACTTTGTTTAATACAGGAAAAGGTAAAAGCGCGCTGCCTTATTTAGAAAAAGTACTGAAACTCGATCCCAAATCGGGTGGCGCATATGATATGATGGGCAGTATTTATGACGACGATAAGCAGACGGATAAGGCCATAGAATATTTTCAACAGGGGATAAAGGTTGACCCTGGGTATCAGCGGCTGTATTACAACCTGGCCATTATGTATTACCGGCTGGGAAAATATCCCGAGTCGGAAGCCAACGCAGTTAGTGCCATTAAGCTTGATCCTAAACATGCCAGTAGTCAAAGAATATATGCCATGGCTACCTATAGTGAAGATAAACGGGGTATATCACTCTTGGCCTGGAGCAGTTTTTTATTGCTGGAGCCGCAAACCAAGCGCTCGGCAGATGCATTAGGTTACATCAAATATCTGCTGAATTATGGTATTAAGCGCGATTCGAGTAAGAATGTGCAATTGAACCTTTCATCGGGTGCTTCTGAGGCGGGTAATATGGCATTATCCATCTCGGTACTGGCAGCAACGGTGGATAAAAAGGGCCTTACAGGTATTGATTCGCTTAAATTGGAACTAAAAAATGTTTATAGCGTAGCAGGGACCTTTAATACAAACAAGCAAGACGATTTTTATTCCCACTTTTATGCCGATTACTTCGCGAAGCTGGCATCAACCGATAATATGGATGCATTTATCCGTCTGATTAGTTTAACTGCTTACCGGGACGAGAACATACAGTGGTTCAAGGACAATAATGCCAAATTATCTGCTTTAGAGGCTTGGGTTGGAAGCACCAAAAGGGGTTTTTGA
- a CDS encoding tetratricopeptide repeat protein — MDLGKKLKLIISFLLFSIAAYAQNTDVSALIKEGIELNNARNFAGAIEKYKQALTSDPENAQANYQIAFSLFSSGKGADGIPYLDKVVKTSNNFTGPAYELLGSIYDAAKQPQQAIDAYKAGIKIKPDYQPLYFNIGLAYFRAAKYADAELAATEAIKLDPKHANSQRLYALVCFHQNKRAPALLALCNFLLLEPDGPRSAEAYTNMQSILKGGALKIDGKTGVDNMALNKAISIAAATTDNRKYASPADLLAAQLKAIFTAIGQLSEKQSNNDFFRNYYAAFFYKLAQTEHIPAFARLMDMSANKAADTQWLQQNEDKRKSLEVWVAGAERKY, encoded by the coding sequence ATGGATTTAGGTAAAAAACTCAAACTCATTATTTCCTTTTTGTTGTTTTCGATTGCTGCATATGCGCAAAATACGGATGTGAGCGCCTTGATTAAGGAAGGAATTGAGCTTAACAATGCGCGTAATTTTGCGGGTGCTATCGAAAAATATAAACAAGCCCTAACCTCCGATCCGGAAAATGCCCAGGCCAATTACCAGATAGCGTTTTCATTATTTTCATCGGGAAAGGGTGCGGATGGAATTCCGTATTTGGATAAAGTGGTTAAAACGAGTAACAATTTTACCGGACCTGCTTACGAGCTTTTAGGGAGTATTTATGATGCTGCCAAACAGCCCCAACAGGCCATTGATGCCTACAAAGCCGGAATAAAAATAAAGCCGGATTATCAACCTTTGTATTTTAACATCGGGCTGGCCTATTTCCGCGCAGCTAAATATGCTGATGCGGAATTGGCTGCCACTGAAGCAATCAAACTTGATCCAAAACATGCCAATAGCCAGCGTTTATATGCTTTGGTTTGTTTCCACCAAAACAAACGGGCTCCCGCCCTGCTGGCTCTTTGCAATTTTTTACTGCTGGAACCCGATGGGCCACGGTCTGCCGAGGCCTATACCAATATGCAAAGTATTTTAAAAGGAGGCGCATTAAAAATTGACGGCAAAACAGGCGTTGATAACATGGCTTTAAATAAAGCTATATCCATCGCGGCAGCCACTACCGATAACAGAAAATACGCGTCCCCTGCTGATTTGCTGGCTGCCCAGTTGAAGGCGATATTTACAGCCATAGGCCAATTATCAGAAAAACAAAGCAACAATGATTTTTTTCGGAATTATTATGCCGCATTCTTTTACAAACTGGCACAAACAGAACACATACCCGCTTTTGCCCGGCTGATGGACATGAGCGCTAATAAAGCTGCTGATACGCAATGGCTGCAACAGAATGAAGATAAACGCAAGTCATTGGAAGTGTGGGTGGCAGGAGCAGAAAGAAAATATTAA
- a CDS encoding low molecular weight protein-tyrosine-phosphatase — protein sequence MKILMVCLGNICRSPLAEGIMQHLSDEQGLNWTVDSAGTGNWHVGEGPDKRSVRAARNHGVDISKQVCRQFKAKDFERFDHIFVMDKNNLNDVLNLARNDEEARKVKLLLGDKIVPDPYYDDTQFEPVFELIEGGCKDIIKELRDIS from the coding sequence ATGAAAATACTAATGGTTTGCTTGGGCAATATATGCCGGTCGCCGCTGGCGGAAGGGATCATGCAGCACCTGAGTGATGAGCAGGGTTTAAACTGGACGGTCGATTCGGCCGGTACCGGTAACTGGCATGTAGGCGAAGGGCCTGACAAGCGTTCTGTCCGTGCCGCGCGTAATCATGGTGTCGACATCAGCAAGCAGGTTTGTCGCCAGTTTAAAGCAAAAGATTTTGAGCGTTTCGACCACATTTTTGTGATGGATAAAAACAACCTGAACGATGTGCTGAACCTTGCCCGCAACGATGAGGAAGCTCGAAAGGTAAAACTGTTACTAGGCGATAAAATAGTGCCCGATCCTTATTATGATGATACCCAGTTTGAACCAGTTTTTGAACTGATTGAAGGTGGTTGCAAGGATATTATTAAAGAGCTGAGGGATATAAGCTAA
- a CDS encoding S1/P1 nuclease: MKIQFFKKIILLIAVFYIPLQSMAWGPTGHRVCGQIADSYLTPKARKAIQGILGYESIAIGSNWADFIKSDPAYNYLYTWHFIDLDKAFTYPELQAYLKADTAVDAYTKMNFLIAELKKPSLSKANKLVYLHMLIHIVEDVHQPLHTGHTGDKGGNDVKVQWFGKESNLHSVWDSGLIDFQQLSYTEYAAMINHTTATERAKLQSDPISEWLFESNQLAEKLYADTKTGDSLSYKYNFKYIDILNHQMLKAGVRLAGILNKIFG; this comes from the coding sequence ATGAAAATCCAATTTTTCAAAAAGATCATTCTGCTTATTGCCGTATTTTATATCCCATTACAAAGTATGGCCTGGGGACCTACCGGTCACCGTGTTTGCGGACAAATAGCTGATAGTTATTTAACGCCTAAAGCGCGCAAGGCTATACAAGGAATTTTAGGCTACGAGTCAATCGCCATTGGCAGTAACTGGGCCGATTTTATTAAATCAGATCCGGCCTACAATTACCTTTACACCTGGCATTTTATCGATCTGGATAAGGCCTTTACCTATCCCGAGCTACAGGCTTATTTAAAAGCAGATACCGCTGTTGATGCCTATACCAAAATGAATTTTTTGATAGCGGAACTAAAGAAGCCAAGCTTAAGCAAGGCCAATAAACTGGTTTACCTGCATATGCTGATCCATATTGTAGAGGACGTACATCAGCCGCTGCACACCGGTCATACCGGTGATAAAGGAGGCAATGATGTTAAAGTGCAGTGGTTTGGTAAAGAAAGCAACCTGCACTCGGTTTGGGATAGCGGCCTGATTGATTTTCAGCAACTGAGCTATACCGAATATGCGGCTATGATTAATCATACTACGGCAACCGAGCGTGCCAAATTGCAAAGTGACCCCATAAGCGAATGGTTGTTTGAGAGTAATCAGCTGGCCGAAAAACTATATGCTGATACTAAAACAGGAGACAGCCTGAGCTATAAATACAACTTTAAATATATCGATATACTGAATCATCAAATGCTGAAAGCAGGCGTACGTCTTGCAGGCATATTGAATAAGATATTTGGATAG
- a CDS encoding serine hydrolase domain-containing protein, giving the protein MRLVYQSILPLTAALLILTSCSSKSNDKNKSLSPAESKPLDTVTLLAYNPKNADKKIDEVMKELHRTRGFNGNVLVAKKGKIVYENAIGWADYLHRDSLKLSSQFELASVTKTMTSTAILMLMERGKLTLDDDVKKFFPDFPYNGVTIRLLLTHRSGMMNYVYFIDDIYRSQHLNQKKGLTNAEAMKMIADYKPRPFNVPNKRFLYNNSNFMVLGAIIEKISGMSYADFMKQNVFAPASMVHTHVYSKAVYDKIPVDVVGHDRGQWRYSVAQNFLDGPVGDKGIYSTVGDLFLFDRALRAGRLLKQATLDSAYVPRNPMVHGHFSYGYGWRTFTAPGQEVIYHTGWWHGFRHIYLRDMKNDITIVLLTNLANGSLLKLDDLFKAAGMPIVRKSAYSGNGDTNDD; this is encoded by the coding sequence ATGAGATTAGTGTACCAAAGCATTTTACCCCTTACTGCCGCCCTGCTGATATTAACGTCCTGTTCGTCAAAAAGCAACGATAAAAATAAAAGTTTAAGTCCCGCCGAAAGCAAACCCTTAGATACTGTCACCCTGCTGGCCTACAACCCTAAAAACGCCGATAAAAAGATTGACGAGGTGATGAAAGAACTTCATCGTACCCGGGGCTTTAATGGCAATGTGCTGGTGGCCAAAAAGGGCAAGATAGTATACGAAAACGCGATAGGCTGGGCCGATTACCTGCACCGCGACAGTCTGAAATTAAGCTCTCAATTTGAACTCGCATCGGTTACCAAAACCATGACCTCCACCGCCATTTTAATGCTGATGGAACGTGGCAAACTCACCCTTGACGATGATGTAAAAAAGTTTTTTCCCGACTTTCCATACAATGGGGTTACCATACGCCTGCTGCTTACTCACCGATCGGGTATGATGAACTATGTATATTTTATTGACGATATATACCGCAGCCAGCACCTGAACCAAAAGAAAGGCCTTACCAATGCCGAGGCTATGAAAATGATAGCCGACTATAAACCACGCCCGTTCAACGTACCCAACAAACGTTTTTTATACAACAACTCCAACTTTATGGTGCTGGGAGCCATTATTGAAAAGATAAGCGGTATGAGCTATGCCGATTTCATGAAGCAGAATGTGTTTGCCCCAGCCAGCATGGTGCATACTCACGTATATTCCAAAGCCGTATATGATAAGATCCCGGTTGATGTAGTAGGGCACGATCGCGGGCAATGGCGGTATTCTGTAGCACAAAACTTCCTGGATGGCCCCGTAGGTGATAAAGGCATTTACAGCACCGTGGGCGACCTGTTTTTATTTGACCGTGCTTTACGGGCCGGTCGTTTATTAAAACAGGCCACGCTCGATTCGGCTTATGTGCCGCGTAACCCTATGGTACACGGGCACTTTAGCTATGGTTATGGCTGGCGCACATTCACCGCGCCGGGGCAGGAGGTAATTTACCACACCGGCTGGTGGCATGGCTTCAGGCACATTTATTTGCGCGACATGAAAAACGATATCACCATCGTATTGTTAACTAATTTAGCCAATGGCAGCTTGTTAAAACTGGATGATCTGTTTAAGGCCGCCGGCATGCCTATAGTGCGTAAAAGTGCTTATAGCGGCAACGGGGATACCAATGATGATTAA
- a CDS encoding bifunctional response regulator/alkaline phosphatase family protein, whose product MQDTTILWADDEIDLLKPHILFLNEKGYKVTTVTNGNDAVDAFKQHYFDLVFLDENMPGLTGLETLQQIKNLNNDVPIVLITKNEEEYLMEDAIGSKIDDYLIKPVHPKQILLTIKKLTENKRLVTEKTTMAYQMDFRTLGMTLNDNLSHQEWVDVYKKLIYWELELEKLEDAGMHEILTLQKAEANVQFCKFVERNYLNWIKNPEFAPTSSPQLFKKKVFPKLDGNGPLFFILIDNLRYDQFKVINPIISEYFRMEEEDTYYSILPTATQYARNSIFSGLMPLEMEKRYPTMWQNDEDEGGKNLYESEFIADHLKRVLRKECKYSYHKILNIDEGRALNESVSNLMNNELNVVVYNFVDMLSHARTDMQMIRELASDDAAYRSLTLSWFEHSPLFDLLKFLAQKQVRVVITTDHGTIRVKNPSKIVGDRNTNTNLRYKQGKNLNYNAKEVFHIRNPHDAMLPKLHLSSSFVFAKEDSYFVYPNNYNHFVNFYNETFQHGGISLEEMIIPVVTYGPK is encoded by the coding sequence ATGCAAGACACCACCATTTTATGGGCCGATGATGAAATTGACCTTTTAAAGCCACATATACTTTTTCTGAACGAAAAGGGATACAAAGTAACTACCGTAACCAATGGCAACGACGCCGTTGATGCTTTTAAACAGCACTATTTCGACCTGGTTTTCCTGGACGAAAATATGCCGGGCTTAACCGGTCTGGAAACCCTGCAACAGATCAAAAACCTGAACAATGATGTACCGATTGTGCTGATCACCAAGAACGAGGAAGAATACCTGATGGAAGATGCCATCGGTTCCAAGATTGATGATTACCTGATTAAACCGGTGCATCCCAAGCAAATTTTGCTCACCATTAAAAAGCTGACTGAAAACAAACGCCTGGTTACCGAAAAAACAACCATGGCTTACCAGATGGATTTCCGTACGCTGGGTATGACGCTTAACGATAACCTGAGCCACCAGGAATGGGTTGATGTTTATAAAAAGCTCATATACTGGGAGCTGGAGCTGGAAAAACTGGAAGATGCCGGCATGCATGAGATATTGACCCTGCAAAAAGCCGAAGCCAACGTACAATTCTGCAAGTTTGTGGAACGTAATTATTTAAACTGGATCAAGAACCCGGAATTTGCGCCAACCAGTTCGCCGCAGTTATTTAAAAAGAAGGTATTCCCAAAACTGGATGGTAATGGCCCGCTGTTCTTTATCCTGATAGATAACCTGAGGTATGATCAGTTTAAGGTGATCAACCCAATTATATCTGAGTACTTCAGGATGGAAGAGGAGGATACTTATTACAGTATTTTGCCTACCGCTACGCAATACGCCCGTAACTCCATATTCTCGGGCCTGATGCCTTTGGAGATGGAAAAACGTTACCCAACCATGTGGCAGAATGACGAGGATGAAGGAGGTAAAAATTTATATGAATCGGAATTTATTGCCGACCACCTGAAACGTGTACTGCGTAAAGAGTGTAAATACTCTTACCATAAAATATTAAATATTGACGAGGGCCGTGCACTGAATGAATCGGTAAGCAATCTCATGAACAATGAGCTGAATGTGGTGGTGTATAACTTTGTGGATATGCTATCCCACGCTCGTACCGACATGCAGATGATCCGCGAACTGGCCAGCGACGATGCCGCTTACCGTTCATTAACTCTGTCCTGGTTTGAGCACTCTCCACTGTTTGATCTGTTGAAATTTCTGGCCCAAAAACAGGTTCGCGTAGTGATCACTACCGATCATGGTACCATCCGTGTTAAAAACCCAAGCAAAATTGTGGGCGATCGTAATACCAATACCAACCTGCGTTATAAACAAGGCAAAAACCTGAATTATAATGCCAAGGAAGTATTCCATATTCGCAATCCGCACGATGCCATGTTGCCTAAGCTGCACCTAAGTTCGAGCTTTGTATTTGCCAAGGAAGACAGCTATTTTGTATACCCGAACAACTATAATCACTTTGTGAATTTTTATAATGAAACTTTCCAACACGGTGGTATTTCATTGGAAGAGATGATCATCCCGGTGGTTACTTACGGGCCGAAATAA
- a CDS encoding GNAT family N-acetyltransferase: MNIITQTPRLLIREFIPEDETLLLDLDADARLTRYVKKRTAQESKKVFKDTLKDYQKKTGMGRWGIFNLADNDFIGVCILDYSEFDRNSIELGYRLHLKYWGSGIATELAQALVWYGLNEIGLKEICAVTHPENRASQKVLSKAGFQPHGRAFWHGDDLPFFKVSKSAF; encoded by the coding sequence ATGAACATTATTACCCAAACGCCGCGCTTGCTGATACGTGAATTTATACCTGAGGACGAAACCCTTTTACTCGATCTGGATGCCGATGCGCGATTAACCCGCTACGTAAAAAAACGCACCGCGCAGGAAAGCAAAAAAGTTTTTAAGGATACATTGAAAGATTATCAAAAGAAAACAGGCATGGGCCGCTGGGGCATTTTTAATCTTGCTGATAATGATTTTATAGGTGTTTGCATATTAGACTACAGCGAATTTGACCGTAACAGCATTGAACTGGGTTATCGCCTGCACCTTAAATACTGGGGTTCGGGTATTGCTACAGAGCTTGCTCAGGCATTGGTATGGTACGGATTAAATGAAATTGGGCTTAAAGAAATTTGTGCCGTTACGCATCCAGAAAACAGAGCTTCCCAAAAGGTTTTATCAAAAGCTGGTTTTCAGCCGCACGGCCGTGCTTTTTGGCATGGGGATGATCTTCCGTTTTTTAAGGTAAGTAAAAGTGCTTTTTAG